The nucleotide sequence TCCTCTGCAGAACCCCGATTCCCGGTTCTAAGAAACCAGAGTTGTGGCGGCACAGGTAAACGAAAGTGAAGACATGCCATCAGGAAGATCGGCCAAAGCCCACTTTTCGTGGTAGAGAGATCGTTGAAGGCAGTGTGTTCAGCAACGATTTTGTCTAGCAGCGCTGCGTAGTGCGGTGGCTCCTTGCAGAGGGGTAAGTCTGAAATCGCTTGCCCGTGGTCCGTTCCGCCAGTCCAAAACCTTTGATCCGTATTCTCATCTGGCAGCCAGACCTGGTGCGTTGTGTGTGCCAGATTCTTTTCAATGCAGGCTGCGAGGACATCCCTCGTATCTCGTAGGCAAAGCCTGTCAAGCCAAGCGATCAGCAACGGATAGAGAACACTGGCTCTCGTATGCTCTTCGAAATACTCACGCGACCGATCCACCGGGTGGCCGGCAAGATCCTGATAGTCCCGCATCAGAACTGGGTAACGACCGCGACGCTCGATCGAGAACCTAACGCGGTGTGCCACGTCCTCCAAATATCCGGAAACGTCCCTTGTGGCGCCGCAGACCTGAGCTAGAATCATAAACAATGCAATCTCAATCGCGAAGTCATCGCGGATCGGTGACCTGAGGGTAGGATTGGCATTGATCATCGCGATGGCCATCCGTAGCGCACGATTCCGCTGATCAACGAAAACCCTAACGGCATCTTCCTTTGTTTGTTTACAGGCCCACCAGTGCTGCCAAAGGCCATACAGGCTGAACCTGCCCAGTTGCTCGAAGAGTGACAGATTCACGTCAACCGAAGACTGCGACGCGACCGCCATGGAAAGCGCAAGAGGCTTATCGGCATAGGCGCCCAGCTTCTCCATCAACAGTCCGCCGGAAATAAGCAGATGTAATTGGATGGTCTGATCCAAAACAGTCAGGCGCATATCCTGCTGTACGGTTTTCTTTCCCAAGACCGAGCGGCAGTCGTTCCACACGTAAAGAACCGCATACTCGCTAGCCCGTAGCGGTGCCTCGAGGTTGTGCGCCTCGCGCGCCCAGACAAAGAGAACCCAAAGACAGATATATACCTGACGAAGCCTCGTGAGACGATTCTCCTCCCTTACGTCGCCCGCCAGGAGACCTTGGGTCAAACGCATGAAGAAGCGATAAGCTACGTCCGGATGATCGACCATCGCGATAGATTTCTGGAAGTGCGACTGAAGACGGGGCTCAAGAAGTTCCTGCCTTAGCACCCCCGACAACAGCAGCCCAGCTAGCTTGTCACCGTTCCATTCGCGAAAGCTGATCTTGTCCGTGCTGTGGTTCTGAACATATCCGGTCCATTGAACCTGCACATCCTCTTTGATCTCCCCGCCGATACAGATGCATATCGCAATATCGAGGTCTCGGTACTGTTCCGGGATACGGGTTGGAATGTAGCTGTCGAGAATCTCGTTCAGTGACGGGCGAAGGGCTTGGGGCGAGCCATCGTCCCAGTCACGCCGCCGGAGATCGCCGGGTTTGATCGTGAATAGAAAGAGCTTGTTCCGTCCGCTGGCATCCTCATCAGGTCCAACTGCAACGACGTCGACCCCATTCTGACGTGTTCCGAGGCCGGGCCTGGACAACACGTTGAACCCAAGTTCACTCAGGAGATCCGGTAGGACGGCATCGAGTTCATTGCGCTCGCGAAGGTCCGAAAGGTACTGACGCAGGATCAGCTTCACAGCCTTGTCCTCTGTTCGTACCGCAGTTCGAATAGTTTCATATGAAGACCCTCGGGGTCAAGAATATCCGAATGGGGGTATTCGAATGTAACAGAATGCGATCCCATCTCCACGTTCACTTGACGTGTATCTCCGCTCGGATCGTCGATGTATGAAGACGATTTAGTGCCGTAGAGAATATGTTGCTTGTGGACAAGATTAAACACAACTGACTCCTCCATGCCCTTTTTCATAACTTGAGCCATGTGTCGGTTCCAGCGCGCACGCTCGATCTGGCGATGAATTTCGCTAGGATGAAGCTCAACCAGAGTTTCGATCCCGACAAGGTCATCCAGCTCCTTCTGTCTTCTAGTTAATGCTTCTCCAATGCGTGCCACACGAGGGTCAGAAGTCCTTTCCACGACTTGATCGAGGTAGAGACGCAGTTCGCCGCCAAAATTGATCAGGAGCGGGTCACTCAAAAGGTTGAGCAAATCTTGAATAATCCGATTATCGCCATGACGAATCACAGCGATCAACACTGAGGCCGCAGTCACGGGTGTGTGGAACAAAAACCCCACCGCCTTGCGGCATAGGAAGAGTTGATCGTCTGGGTCCACGGGCATATCCTCAACCTGCAGTTCAAACGTGGTCTGTTGAGCGCCGACCGCGTCGAACTGCTCGGCCAGTGTTAAACAGAGATGTGGATTTCCCTCCAGAAGCCACTTTATTGCGAGCTTACTGAGACGCCGAAGATCACCGTCGACAAGTTCCCGACGAAGATTCGGAAAGTCATTGAGCCCAATTCTTCCTTGTGACCTCCGAACCAATTCCGCAACAAGGGTGAATAATGCATCGCTATACCCCCCACTCAAGAGGTCCGGTGTGGCGAAGTCGATCTGTTGAAGAGTTCCACGATGCTCCGGATCGATGGATTGCAGAGCAGTCAGGAGCCAGCGACCTTCATCTTCAGAAAGGCTCTTGCCGTGCCGCCAAACCAGGGCTGAGAGAGCGTTAAGCGTTTCCGCAGAGGTATCGTCAAGGGCCGCAACGAGGGCCCGCCTAGCATCCTCACGAGGAAGCTCCGGGTTCTTCTCCAGCACTGCGAAACTAGACAGCAGGGCGTTGATTCGAACACGAGGGTCATCGGCCTTGATTGAGACCTCCGAGAGCGACCTCACTACAGGGGCTGCGTCCTCAGCATCAAGGGCCATCCTACCAAGGGCGGCCGCTGCCCCCATCTGTACTTCAGGTGCCGGACCCTCCTTGAGAAACGCCATTGCATCAGCACTTTCTGCGCCAACTTCTAGGGCGAAGCATAGATGATCGATCGCGAGGTTATCGCCAACTCGGGCATCATCAAGCACAGCTCTCACCCTGGCCGGATCAGCACTACACCAACTGCGGAATGCCACATTTGGCTGTTGCGCGGCCAAATCTTCTCCGCCGAGATGAACAAGTGTCTTGACAAGCTGCATCATATCACGATGCCCGACGTCAAGAAGCGGTATCAGTTCGCAGAGCAGGGCCATACCATGGAAAAACGAAGGGCCACTCATCCCATTCAAGAATGTCCAATCCTTTTCTGTAAACAAGGTCCTCTCACTCGATCCGACTAATTCAGCAACCGTCGCTAGAAACTCCGGTTTCCGGCACCAGACATGCTTCGGGGCAACCTCAAAAAGGTAGCCCATAAGTCCACTCTCCGACGAAGCCGCCAGGATATCGTTTCGGGAAGGAATTTCACTCATAACTTACTCCTTGGCTCAGTATCCGACTAATTGGTCTACTGGTACCCCCTCTCTGTGACCTAGTGACTCCAGAGCGCCGACCATTGCCGACCGCCGGCACCTACGGCAACGGACACTCCGGCGTGAGCCGTTTCAACTCGGGAATGACCTCCTCGCCGAAGCGCTGGATGGTCTCGAGGGTCATGCTGGCTTCCATGCCGGGCCAGTCGACCATGAACCACATGATCTCGGCGCCGAACTCCTGGTGGTAGGAGAGCACCTGCTCGGCCACCTCGGCGGGGCTGCCGAGGACCAGGCGGTCCTGTTGCAACTGCTCGAACGGCAGGTCGTAGCGCTCGCCCGGCTGGCCCCAGCGCTGATAGCGTTCGTAGCGCCGCTCGTAGCCCTCGCGGATGCGGTCTTCCGCTTCCTTGCGGCTGTCGGCGACACACAGGTCGCGGAAGATGTAGAGTCCCTCGAAGGGCCTTCCGTGCGCCTCCAGGGCGCGCTTGTACGCGGGCACCGCCTCGCGCAGGAACGTCTTGGTGTGGCGGCGGCTGGCGATCCAGTGGTCCGCCACCGCCGGCACCCGCGCCACGGTAGCTAAAGTGTCGGCTCCCAGCAGGATGGGCGGCCGGGGCTTCTGTAGCGGCTTGGGCTCGATGGTGACGCCGTCGATGCGGTAGAAACGGCCCTGGTGGTGCACCTCGTCCTCGGTCCACAGCCGCTTCACCACCTCGATGCCCTCCTCCAGGCGCGGGCGCTTCTCGCGCAGAGGCACGCCCATGGAGGTGAACTCAACCTCGCGATAGCCCTGGCCGATGCCGAAGAGGAACTTGCCGCCGCACAGGTTGTCGACGGTGGCGGTGTACTCGGCCACCATCAGCGGCTGGTGCATGGGCAGCAGGAAGATCGCCGTGCCCAGGTACATGCCGGGGGTGAGGCCGGCGAAGTACGACAGCAACGGCAGGGACTGGAGCATGGCCGCGTCGGGTCCCGTGGAGTAGTGCTGGGCCACGAAGAGCGCCTCGTAGTTGCTGGCGTGGGCCACCCGGGCCCGTTCCGTGAAGTCGTGGCAAAGCCCCGCGCGATCCAGGTCCGAGGGGTAGCTGCCGAACGCGATGCCGAAACGCATGTTCAATCCTCCACTTGTTTCAATGACGCACCGCCTGCCTCGGCGCGCCTTGCGATCTCCCGCGCCATCCCGTCGAAGATGCGCGCGTGGACCGGGTACAGGCCGTACCAGTAAAGCAGGCCGCCCAGGCCCTTGGGAAGGAACGCCGCGGTCTGCTCCAGTTGGGTCTTGCCGTCCTCCGTCTCCCACGTCCGGAACTGGAGCCAAGCGCGGCCCGGCAGCTTCATCTCCGCCCGCAGGCGGACCAGCCGCCCCGGCTCCAGCGCCTCCACCCGCCAGAAATCCAGCGCATCGCCGATGCGCAGTGCGTCCGGATGCCGGCGTCCACGGCGCAGCCCCGCGCCCCCGAGCAGGCGGTCCACCATGCCGCGGATGCGCCACATCCAGTCGGCATGGAACCACCCGCGCGCGCCGCCGATGCCGGTGAATACCCGGTACACCTCCCGGGCGGGCGCGGCCACCGTGCGCATGCGGCGCTCGAAGATCATCCCTTCGTGAGTTTCCACCCGAGAGAAGGAATCCGGCGCCACGGGCGCGCCGTGAGCGTCGCTCCAGGCGGTCTCGATGCGCCCCTGCTCCAGGTCGTCGATGACCTCCGCGATGGCTTCGGCATAGGTCCGGGGCTCGATCTCCGAAAACAGCTCCCGGGCCAGGCTGTCGGTCACCACCACTTCGTTCCGAAGCCCCTCGATGAGCGGGCCGCTCACCCCCGAAGGGATCGGCGTGATCCAGTGCACCCAGTAGGAAGACAGGCGCGGCGTCAGCACCGGCACCGGCACCAGCCAGCGCCTCAGTCCCCGGGCCTGGGCATAGCCCAGCATCATCCCCCGATAAGTGGTCACCTCGCGTCCGCCGATCTCGACGACCTTGCCGGCGGAGGCCACGTTGCTCAAGGCCGCCGCGAGATAGTCCAGCACGTCGTTCACCGCGATGGGCTGAACGCGCGAGTAGACCCACCGGGGACAGACCATCACCGGGAGCCGCTCCACCAGATAACGAATCATTTCGAACGAGATGCTCCCCGACCCCACGATCACCGCCGCCCGGAACTCGGTCACCGGCACCCCGCCCTCCCGCAACGCCCGCCCCGTCTCCTGCCTGGAGCGCAGGTGTTGCGAAAGGTCGGCCCTCGGGTCCCCCAACCCGCCCAGGTAGACGATGCGCCGGACACCGGCTTCCCTGGCCGCGTGCCCGAAGAGCCGCGCCGCATCCACGTCGAGCGCGTGGAACCCCGCGCCGCTGCCCATGCTGTGGATCAGGTAGTAGGCGCAGTCCACGCCAGCGAGGGCTCGCGCCAGGGTGTCCCGGTCGAGCGCGTCGCCCTCGACGACCTCCACTTGGTCGGCCCAGGAACGTGAGCGTACGCGGGCCGCGCTACGGGCGAGGACACGGACGCGATGGCCCTCGGCGAGGAGGCGGGGAGCCAGTCTGCCGCCGATGTAGCCGGTGGCGCCGGTGACGAGGACGAGTGGGGATGGGTCCATGGTGAGGAAGGGCTGGCGGCAGCACCGGCGATGAGGCGCTGCCAACTCCCTCCTGCGAAAACGTTCGCGATGATGACGCTCGTTAACTCTTCTCGGTCAGCCTTCCGGAAAGGTACTTGTGAATGACGCTCGACAACAGGGTCTGGTAGGGGATGCCTTCTTCCCGCGCACGCGCGTGCGCGAGGTTGAAGTCGCGTTCGGTAACCCGCAGATTGACTCTACGGGTCTTGTTGAAGGTATTGCGGGCCGCTTGCCGTGCAGTCTCCTTCTCACGCTCAGCTCCGGGAGCGGTCGTCACCTCGCCGCGCTCGAAACGCTCCAAAATCTCCCGTTCTTCAGCGTCCAATCGGTACTTCACGATGATCGCCCCCTCTTGTGATCCCGAGTCGCCTTCCGGCTCGGGATAATCGTCTTCAAAAACCTTGACCCGTCGGCGGACGTTACGAAGGGCACGAGATGCAGGTACCCGTCGATGTCCACAACATAGACTCTCTGGCCCCGGTACCGCTGCTGATTCGGATGATCCAAGACATCCACCACACCGCCCTGCTCGATCACGGAAACGACGCGCTCGAATGAGATACCCCGTTGCTCAATGAGTTGCTGGTTCTTCTCCAGGTTCCAGTCAAAGCGAAACTCCACGAAACAATCGTCGTCTAATGTGTGCGTTTTGTCAACGGAAGTGCAGGGCTGGCGATCCCGCGCCCTCTTGTCGAAGAAGATCACGTTGGCCTTGACCCCCTGGGCGTAGAACACGCCGGTGGGCAGGCGGAGGATGGTATGCAGGTCGGTGTTGTCCAGCAGTTTCTTCCGGATGGTTTCGCCGGCGCCGCCCTCGAACAGCACGTTGTCCGGCACCACGACCGCGGCGCGGCCGTCGGTCTTGAGCATGGTCCGGATGTGCTGCACAAAATTGAGCTGCTTGTTGGACGTGGCTGCCCAGAAATCCTGCCGGTTGTAGGTCAGGTCGTCCGTCTCCTGCTCCCCTTCCTCGTTGGTGAAGCTCATGGAGCTCTTCTTGCCAAAGGGCGGGTTGGCGAACACGTAGTCGAAACGCTGCCCCGAATCAGCCACCAGCGCGTCGTTGGACGATATGGGCGCGCCGCCGTCGATCTCGCCGATGTTGTGGAGGAGCATGTTCATCAGGCACAGGCGACGGGTATTGGCGACGATCTCGTTGCCGTGAAACGTCTCGTGCTTGAGGAACGCGTTCTGTTGCCGGTCCAGCTTGAAGTTGTCCTGGTTGGTGAGGAAGTCGTAGGCCGCCAGAAAGAACCCGCCCGTGCCGCAGGCGGGGTCGGCGATGAGCTTGCGGGGTTCGGGCCGCACGCATTCCACCATGGCGCGGATCAGGGCGCGCGGCGTGAAATACTGTCCCGCACCCGACTTCGTGTCCTCGGCGTTCTTCTCCAACAGGCCCTCGTAGATGTCACCCTTGATGTCGGCGACCATGGTGACCCACTCGGTGGCGTCCACCATGTCGATGAGGCGGTACAGTTTCGCCGGGTCCTGGATCTTGTTCTGAGCCTTGGTGAAGATCTGCCCCAACATGCCGGTCCTGGCGCCAAGCTCAC is from Deltaproteobacteria bacterium and encodes:
- a CDS encoding LLM class flavin-dependent oxidoreductase encodes the protein MRFGIAFGSYPSDLDRAGLCHDFTERARVAHASNYEALFVAQHYSTGPDAAMLQSLPLLSYFAGLTPGMYLGTAIFLLPMHQPLMVAEYTATVDNLCGGKFLFGIGQGYREVEFTSMGVPLREKRPRLEEGIEVVKRLWTEDEVHHQGRFYRIDGVTIEPKPLQKPRPPILLGADTLATVARVPAVADHWIASRRHTKTFLREAVPAYKRALEAHGRPFEGLYIFRDLCVADSRKEAEDRIREGYERRYERYQRWGQPGERYDLPFEQLQQDRLVLGSPAEVAEQVLSYHQEFGAEIMWFMVDWPGMEASMTLETIQRFGEEVIPELKRLTPECPLP
- a CDS encoding SDR family oxidoreductase, translated to MAAPHRRCCRQPFLTMDPSPLVLVTGATGYIGGRLAPRLLAEGHRVRVLARSAARVRSRSWADQVEVVEGDALDRDTLARALAGVDCAYYLIHSMGSGAGFHALDVDAARLFGHAAREAGVRRIVYLGGLGDPRADLSQHLRSRQETGRALREGGVPVTEFRAAVIVGSGSISFEMIRYLVERLPVMVCPRWVYSRVQPIAVNDVLDYLAAALSNVASAGKVVEIGGREVTTYRGMMLGYAQARGLRRWLVPVPVLTPRLSSYWVHWITPIPSGVSGPLIEGLRNEVVVTDSLARELFSEIEPRTYAEAIAEVIDDLEQGRIETAWSDAHGAPVAPDSFSRVETHEGMIFERRMRTVAAPAREVYRVFTGIGGARGWFHADWMWRIRGMVDRLLGGAGLRRGRRHPDALRIGDALDFWRVEALEPGRLVRLRAEMKLPGRAWLQFRTWETEDGKTQLEQTAAFLPKGLGGLLYWYGLYPVHARIFDGMAREIARRAEAGGASLKQVED
- a CDS encoding antitoxin codes for the protein MKYRLDAEEREILERFERGEVTTAPGAEREKETARQAARNTFNKTRRVNLRVTERDFNLAHARAREEGIPYQTLLSSVIHKYLSGRLTEKS
- a CDS encoding N-6 DNA methylase gives rise to the protein MNTAHIVSKVWSFCTTLRDDGVGYDDYLEQLTYLIFLKMADEYGQPPRNRDVGIPAEYNWTSLRSKRGAELESHYVTLLRELGARTGMLGQIFTKAQNKIQDPAKLYRLIDMVDATEWVTMVADIKGDIYEGLLEKNAEDTKSGAGQYFTPRALIRAMVECVRPEPRKLIADPACGTGGFFLAAYDFLTNQDNFKLDRQQNAFLKHETFHGNEIVANTRRLCLMNMLLHNIGEIDGGAPISSNDALVADSGQRFDYVFANPPFGKKSSMSFTNEEGEQETDDLTYNRQDFWAATSNKQLNFVQHIRTMLKTDGRAAVVVPDNVLFEGGAGETIRKKLLDNTDLHTILRLPTGVFYAQGVKANVIFFDKRARDRQPCTSVDKTHTLDDDCFVEFRFDWNLEKNQQLIEQRGISFERVVSVIEQGGVVDVLDHPNQQRYRGQRVYVVDIDGYLHLVPFVTSADGSRFLKTIIPSRKATRDHKRGRSS